In Parasteatoda tepidariorum isolate YZ-2023 chromosome 8, CAS_Ptep_4.0, whole genome shotgun sequence, the DNA window TGTAAAACCTTTTTTAGAATCTTAGAAAGATAACCCTTAGGTACTCTTAAGAGATTGTAACTTaggttgtatttttttaatgtaaaaagttaTTAGTCTAATGTAAAAACCTAATTAACTGAAATGGATTAGTCATATgtaaacacacatttttatttagcactaagcatattaattttttagcaattacataatcagtatttattatttaattttcatttgaaaaaaaaaggaggaagaATAAGTAATGTAacagattctaaaaatattttaataaataaacaatatagaaGTTTCTATTGATAACACTTCTAGAGCTTAAAACATTATGGCtaaagtgcaaaaataaaatatttacaaataaataatttcatcaaagaTACAAACTAAAGTATAATACATAACAATGTAATTTATcaagaatttctttgaaataaaaatatttcacaccAGATGACCTATGTCATAGAATCCCTcaacctaaaataaaatatgaatgttaaataacaaacacactttcaatttgatattaatCTTAAAACTGTGTGAGAAAAGTACATTGAAGCAACAAGAATTACTAAAGccaaccataaaaataaataaacctagAAACTATTAAGAATTTGATTATAATCTAAACtaaatactataaattaattaaatgaagacTTTAATCAGATAATTTCTGgtattactaattaataataaaaaaaagatactaaCTTTGTGCTAAAACCTcacattaaacaattttccaaACACAGGTGGTAATATCATGCCTGATAATAACTACATAACCTTTTAGCAAGCCATTCTCTCCAGTTTTGTTGAATAAAGagatatataaaacataaagcaattttttcaagACTGAAAAGAGAAAAGGGCAAACTAAAAACATAAAGCAAAACATGCCagcatatgaaagaaaaataatataaataacaaattgcaaataaaaataacatgcatttttaaatatttttctagattatgtaataattttcaaaatatgaaaaatagcaAACTAAAAACAGGcgaacataataaaaaaagaacaaatatataagcaaaaaatttttttcaagctattTAGGCAAAAGATGTTAAGGCAAACATGAGGCAGaatgactaattttaaaaattcaattgttaatctctttttttctgGTCTCTCACTGTGTTAGatagttttatgtaaaaatattgttaacagcaaatagtatttttcaagacaataataaattgtaaaaagttcTACACCAAACATAAATTGTTCAATGgggattttaaatattctgtgaTGCATGCTGCAGTTTTGAACACTTTTTGCTCCATAGTAATGTACAATGGAAAATCTACATAAGACTAGCTTTATTTATGTAACAATCCGCTATATTtacataacttttataattcatattactgccttaatatatatttataaaatcaaaagtatatttaagCAATATGTTTGCAAGTTAAAGTgtacaaaattgtaaataacaaaatacaaaacttatcaACTAACTTCGCCACATTAGGTTGCATAACGGCTGTCTGtagttttgaaatcttaaacattttttatattagaagtttcaactattttattattgattgatatattatatttaacatttattaaattcctAATTTAACCACATTTATGGATAGAAAGTTTATggatataagaataaatttattatgatatgtaaaaataatgcatagttttttattatggaaatatttacttcaaatcTGCCAACGTCACAACCTGTTGCTTGTTTATCTTTCATTACATCAGATATTGCAAGTATGTATTTAGTCCTTGGGCTTTCCATACtgtcatttttattctaaaaacaacaaaatttagttaattagcTTACTTACAAATtagcttattgaaaaaaaaatttaatatttaggatttgttttaaattgaattttaataaaaattacaatagtcaaaataaataatgaaatttatgttttatataagCAAAAGTAAcacattaaacttaaatttatagttattgtaatttataagtgagaaaattatgcaaaataaatacaattattttaaactattttaaattagatcattataaagcatttattgctaatttcaatttagtatagttattttaagtttatataaataaaaaaacataaataacagGTTCCatctactaaaataaatatttttctataataaagcaccatcaaaatttcatattctgACTTAGTactatttttcgttaaaaaagaaggcagacaattttaatttatgctaaatttatacattaaaaaaataagaaaactttagaaataagcattattttagTCTCCCTCCCCTCTCTACAATATCCtacaaaatacattattttaacatCAAGTAAAAACTTCTCAATACTAGCACcgtacaattataaaattcagtttgTAATGCTGAGTTATTCACCTACAAAGCAGCTACAATGAGCAGAatgctatgaaataaaatagaattatactttaaagtaaacaataatattcagttgattttttaactatagaatgcacatgattttatttaactgcaatctgaaaaataatttaggaaGAAGATTTTTCGCACTCATAACTGTCTGAACagtattaatttcaaacaaacctAAAAAGGACAATTCTTAAATCAACTATATGAAACATTAGCCATTATGAAGAaggatattaaaattgaaacggACTCTTACTTGAATCAGGAGAAACTTGTTCAATTAAATATCTCTTTTATACATAGCTCAAATGACAACCTTTTTTGCCTGGAAATCGCACTTAATTTACTAACTGCAAGAGTTCTCTGTAAAATTTATCCgtttttattcacttattttagCTGTCACAATTATGTTATTTTCGGTAACAGAATGATTGAAACAATGAAAAGcaaaatgttttcttcaaaataaggtcatggaataaaaaaacaataatttacatTCTTTGGCAAgttatttgaagaagaaaataaatacaaaaaacttaCAATTTCTGTGGTGCTATTTTTACATTCTGATCTTCTAGAACCAGCAGACAGAGGATATGATACTACAGTTTGCTTTGAAtcctaaatttaaattgcaaattaagaaattacacaaaatattattccttACATGCATAAATGCGAACATTTCAGACACATGCATAGatataaaagtatttgttaAATCAATCTAAGCATGTGTCAGCTATATACatagatacttaaaaataatatttcaaattagagCACACctgtaaataataacattaaaatagcaattttccATTGTAaggcattaaataaaaatagtttagcttaaatatttaaatagcatttaggatttaaaacataataaaaaaatctttataaaatacataaataaattagaaagcaaaataaaattatttttgaaatcataaaagCAATTTCTAATATTACATTCAAAAGTTTAACCTGTCGAAAGTGTAAaccatcaaaatgaaataaattaaaatttttatatgaggtcgcattaattattctaatattcAAACAGAATATAGAGTGAATGcttgaacttaaaaattagcaaaacttttataaaattaaactttattttgctcttaaacttttcaaacccttttgttataaaaatgaatataattacatATGTATAAGACACACaaagtataaaaaagttaattaatgcattttaaataatgtgtcaCACTACGCAGCAGTGATTTACTTCTGTCAGTTCATGCACGGATCCTAAACTCAATATTATTGtctatattattgaaaattaaaaacatgaataagcaaattatcatttaatagtTACCATGCCacattacttaaaaatacattttaatttcaatagaaTTATTCTCTTGTAACTTAAAATGATATTCAGAAAACAATTGAACATCACTgatattatgaatatttgtttttattgcatttcatgCACAGCTAAAGTAAATATGGTTGCAACATAAATGTTTCTTAGAGCTAAATAATTggattataacaattatgaataaacaaattattatttatagttatacctcattgctaaaaaatacattttaatttcaatatccTCTTGTAACTTAACATGATGTTTAGAAAACAATTGATCActgatattattaattaatgtttttactgCATTTCATGCATAGCTAAGGTAAATATGGTTgctacataaatatttcttagaattaaatatttcgtttataACATTCGCCAACTATGAATACTTATACACTTACCAGAACTGGCAGTCTACCGacttcatttgattaaaaatgttacttgcaaaacattaaaagtatAGATAGCCAAATAGTTATACAGTCAACCCCGCTTAAAGGAATACCATCGATTCCAgccttttactttttaatggtatttaatgcATAGTATAGCGctttgattaaataaactcagttttatgaacaattataattaaaactgtctgtgttagtatcataaaatacaaatgtCACTTTAagttacatgaaaataaatcattgttagtgaaaagtataatataagtactaaaatattatttgatcctTTCCGAAAAAGTCTATAAAAGACTGTTTTTATACCCGTATAATTCGTCAatttatcagaataaaattttccattttagttCCTACTAAGATTTTCACGACTTGCATATTCATTTCAAAtacaatcagaatttttttaaaatttacttattcatttttttctaatctttgAAACTTGAGAAATTCCAAATTAATGTGCTATTTTAGTTTGGGATTTTTTGTTTCCAAgattcattgcttttttttctcgattaatTCACATCATTCCTTCTTGTGCTCAGCTTGCAACCAACTCAGAAATATTCACTGGATAAAACAATGCTTATTTTACTTAAGAGAAAGACATATTGTACACTGCGTTaggtttttgaaactttttcttatcaaagCTAATAGCACAACAGGAGGGGACCAAAAGTCTTGCCCACAAAACACTTGGTAcctttttttacattctaaattATGTGTGTGTGTGATGTAAATCAAAGAGGGGTAAAAACCCCTTCGTTTACTTCAATGTATAAATACCAGCaagatttaacaaatttttcctAACACCTATTTAGATCAACTAATGAACATACCACCTATTATATCTTTATCTTAACTGAAAAACAGAAATTCCATTTTAACATGTCTcaaaaatagacaattttttttcattacagtaCCACTTCTTTATGCAATTAGGCAGAGATAAGAAACTACAAATATCCTTTAAACGGGGAAGTTTAACATTGgtttcatataaaatgatttgattccattaaattttattcatataagcGGGTTATTCGATTATCCGATATGCGATATAGTGGGGACGACTGTACTATGAAACATCATTTCAGTGTTGAAGATTGAAAGCAAATGATGAGATGGtttcgattattttaatttgtttcttttgtttttttctcacaGAAAAGATTTTACCAAAGTATTCAAGGGCTAAATAATTTGAGACACAAACCTCtcattcttaatataaaaataaaagtcattgaaacagaatttttagaGTGTAATtgctttgatatttaaaattaataataggatatgtttaatgaaataaaacctaTAAAAGTATACAATACATTTTACTTAAGATATatgaaattctgaaataatcacgttagaaaaatatgttatcaaatttttgtgaactatctgaagtaattttttttttttgtcaaatatcttttataactcttcttaaaaaatacaccATTTAAGATAcacttttcatttaaactttaattagttaaaataaaatgaaaatacaatgtCAGCAAAAGACTTGGGATTTGGACATGATGttaaaaaccatggtaaaaaCTTGCAAGGTAAACATAGAAAAAGCTCATCAAAAACTTGACAACCCTGTCTTgaacatttcaaatatataataatttgaaaaaattgaataacttaACTTAGcaatattggtttaaaaaataaaatttacataatagaACCATCACCTTTGTAAGTTCTCCAAAGAATGTTAATTCTTCGATTCCAAATCTTTTCCATCTATATGAAggctgtttcaaaataattcttaagtTCACCACACTATTTAAAGTCACACCactctaaaataaaacataaaggaggaaagattttataacattttcacaCTCTACATACACAAATAcacttataatatataaaaatttctaaaacagcttcataataaaacaaaaggtCAAAAAGAAGAGGATATACTTTGTACTAcatagaataaaacaaaaataatgtgaataaagcacaaaataaaatacaaaaatggacATATTATAGTCTCTGAACAAGAACTTTCCTCAATGTTTAAACTCTAAACGATAATGAAATtcagcatataatttttttcaaaacacaacCCTTCTCTGCTGGTGCATATCATaccatacatatatttttcctcagtgtTTAAACATTTGgtgtttaacactaaaaaaacccAGCTGTATTTATGGCAAAACACTAACATAAAACTCTTAACATCATGTCCaatattctctttattttatttttaagttattctaCAATTAATGACCAAGAaaatagccaaattattcagtACTAAACACATTACATTTGATCAATAATAATCcagggatttaaaaatattttttatgaaataaaaatttagcatgTTTCATGATTTACACATCAGATATCACAAAATGATACATACCCCTAATTAGTGAaatgaattgaagaaaaaaatataacgttaatttttaattaacacagTGTGGGTAGCAAATAGTTGGCAGcataactttttcaaacaaaaatatataaacagtttaaacttttttttaaaaaaaaataaataattttatagtaaaaactattattaaaataatgtgaaaatcgGCTGTCAAGggaaaatttcacttttaatataGGCTATTTTCAGccaatttataaacttattttataatattttagatacattattctggaatatattttaaattaagttaacagTTCAGAAAAAATCACCCAAATCTTATACATATGGCATAATACAAGCCTATTGTTGCCAACTTGTATGGtccatgaaatttattttcttcatataagtATTCCTACAAcagttgtgggaacatggaggttAAGCACCATAACTTCAAGCCAAAAGCAATGTGGTTAGGATTTGGCACAAGTCGGTTTTATTTCCCGGACAAGTTGACACCCATATAAAAAGCaacatttatacataaaattttaaaaatgaaatctgacATTTTTTTCTGGTCACATGACAAACTAATAATTCaagtatatatatgtaatataaattagttaGACAATTATGCATTCAAGCGTTGGCAAGATAGCTTAACATTTAGAAAAGTCTTAATACTTTATGTGTTGTTATAATACCacttagtaaaatgtttttcaacaacAGTACAATTTGGCAGCTGTGCAAGTGATGCAGTTTagaatgaattagttttaaatccTACTATAATTTTGAGCTAGGAATGATACTTGAAAAacactgaaataataaaatttaaaattgctacgGTTAAATATGATTAGagaattcactttaaaaatttggaaaaaaaacaaacaaactaagTTTGTGAtaattgcaaaacaaaaaactataaaaagataCTTAAGGGAAATGAGATTTGATGTTCGGAATACAGTTTATGCTTATCATTAGTAacacttataaataataataaaaataaataaaacttcagtcctattataaatgtattttatttaaatgaatgattatttttagtgtaaaaagaaatttcctttCTGTTCTCTTTCCCTTCCTGTTTTTCCTTTAGTTATTCAACaagaattgagaaatttttgcataaactTACTCAAAATAATATGCTTGACcagttaaaaagcaaaaatattctaagtgataaaaataatgaaatcaatttgaaataaataagtaaaacttaCATCTTTAGCagagattgaaaaaatatcttgtgAGCTTCTCTCACTTTCAGGttcttgcattaaaataaaacgacgAATAGATGCCTGCCAAGGAAGGATGTCTCTatctaagataaaataaatattttttaaaattacagatgTGAGTGACAACTGCTGTTAACTAAACATTATGCTGCTTAAATTCCTTATTATGGTAAATTTGCTGTTTAACTTTACGACAAATTTTAACAtctatattattacaatttataaaatgctgAACTGAGGACAACATCTGtgtaaaatgcttaaaaaattcatttttatatagtttgcataaatgaaatattgctCCTATTAgactatattataatatttaacagtaTGA includes these proteins:
- the LOC107449904 gene encoding nicolin-1, producing the protein MYIEYAAMHLPDEKKQLDFKAKAPVSIFLDDDRADYKPGCSVMEISFPEPVTISEIRFRNNYTAFISFSCKKVASEKDVKNRDILPWQASIRRFILMQEPESERSSQDIFSISAKDSGVTLNSVVNLRIILKQPSYRWKRFGIEELTFFGELTKDSKQTVVSYPLSAGSRRSECKNSTTEINKNDSMESPRTKYILAISDVMKDKQATGCDVGRFEVEGFYDIGHLV